One window of the Candidatus Wolbachia massiliensis genome contains the following:
- the lspA gene encoding signal peptidase II, with product MKKLCLIIILVVVLTDQMSKLYINSLIDEGESIEIFSFIRLVEVWNSGMSFGMCSALPRGDLFFSTLSILIISILAYLVYKSNNKLTYFGFSLMIGGAIGNVVDRIYWGAVYDFIYFHIGNWYWPAFNLADIYITCGMFTLLYKWYIYDRFISKQNEE from the coding sequence ATGAAAAAACTATGCTTAATTATTATACTAGTTGTAGTATTGACTGATCAGATGAGCAAGCTGTATATAAATTCATTGATTGATGAAGGAGAGTCAATTGAGATTTTTAGCTTTATAAGGCTAGTTGAAGTATGGAATTCAGGTATGAGCTTTGGAATGTGTAGTGCTTTACCACGTGGCGATCTCTTTTTTTCAACACTTTCAATACTAATCATTAGTATACTTGCATACCTGGTATATAAGTCTAACAATAAATTAACTTATTTTGGTTTTTCTCTGATGATTGGTGGAGCAATTGGAAACGTAGTTGATAGGATCTACTGGGGAGCTGTATATGATTTCATATACTTTCATATTGGCAATTGGTACTGGCCGGCTTTTAACTTAGCAGATATATATATAACTTGCGGGATGTTTACATTGTTGTATAAATGGTACATATATGATAGGTTTATTTCTAAACAAAATGAGGAATAA
- a CDS encoding M16 family metallopeptidase has translation MDDPIGKAGLAHYFEHLMFETTGKFKDIESTMSSIGAQFNAFTTKEYTCYYELVLKKDLPLAMEVEADRMSSFNVTQDKIDREKNIVLEERKMRIDNNPHILLWEEMNSAFYRTGYGKSVIGWESDVQTYSQNDITRFHDNYYHPNNAILLIVGDVEFDEVVKLAEEKYGEIKAKPVIRYYPNQDPAHNADLLVTLESTEVKEPVLYFRYRVPLFKHTSETSAVDLAVDVLGGGKTSKLYKDLVLDKDVAVSVSAYYDSLAFSDGYIDIEIIPKSGVNLDVVERELNSAINNFVHRGITNEELQSTKYRYKAAQFDNLSDLTHMARFYIPRLALGISLDEMDISYSKINDINLEDVNNKIRTIFSANKLIGRLLPKGGNNDKDK, from the coding sequence ATGGATGATCCAATTGGCAAAGCAGGACTGGCTCATTACTTTGAACATTTGATGTTTGAGACTACGGGAAAATTTAAAGACATAGAATCCACTATGAGTAGTATTGGGGCTCAATTTAATGCATTTACCACTAAAGAATATACCTGTTACTACGAATTAGTTCTCAAAAAAGACTTACCATTGGCAATGGAAGTTGAAGCAGATAGAATGAGCAGCTTTAATGTTACTCAAGATAAAATAGATAGAGAAAAAAACATTGTACTAGAAGAAAGGAAGATGAGAATTGATAATAATCCTCACATTTTATTATGGGAAGAAATGAACAGCGCATTTTACCGTACTGGCTATGGTAAATCTGTTATTGGTTGGGAAAGCGATGTTCAAACTTACAGCCAGAATGATATAACAAGATTTCATGATAACTACTATCACCCAAACAATGCAATACTTCTGATTGTTGGTGATGTGGAATTTGATGAAGTAGTGAAATTAGCAGAAGAAAAATATGGAGAAATTAAAGCTAAGCCTGTAATTAGGTATTACCCTAACCAAGACCCAGCGCATAATGCAGATCTACTGGTTACCTTAGAGAGCACTGAAGTAAAAGAACCAGTTTTATATTTTCGTTATCGTGTTCCTTTATTTAAGCACACAAGTGAAACTTCCGCTGTTGATTTAGCAGTTGACGTTTTAGGGGGTGGCAAGACTAGCAAGCTATATAAAGACTTGGTTCTGGATAAAGATGTGGCAGTGTCAGTATCTGCTTATTACGATAGTTTAGCTTTTAGTGACGGCTATATTGACATTGAAATAATTCCAAAAAGCGGGGTAAATCTAGACGTTGTTGAAAGGGAATTGAATAGCGCCATCAACAACTTTGTCCATAGAGGAATAACAAATGAAGAGCTACAAAGCACAAAGTATAGGTACAAGGCAGCACAGTTTGATAATCTATCTGACTTAACTCATATGGCAAGATTTTATATACCACGCCTAGCACTTGGTATTTCACTTGATGAAATGGATATTTCTTATAGCAAAATCAACGATATTAATCTGGAGGATGTAAATAATAAAATTCGTACTATCTTTTCTGCTAATAAATTAATTGGTCGTTTGCTGCCGAAGGGAGGTAATAATGATAAGGATAAGTAA
- a CDS encoding type VI secretion protein, translating to MQSKIPTTNPKIEKKDNLALLESVDLDFIPYACHYDEETILTKQGELLKIIKLEDYSSADNYSDLRTEIRKSISKNINSLYFSVWIHTVRKRNKLSLKWNKTGDFSDKLHSTWLNKLTDSKLQYINELYIVVLLSDFGKHINNSFFFSGIKSKHKLFLQENHQELQKVTDLIYNDLEPFGAKKLGLRFSDGKVYSEMTEFLHYIVTLTHKDYPVCESDLSKYIKNLKVAFGFNKFQTTFEDRQKFGSIFCIKEYREIPLENIDRCLQLDSELIITEIIIFTSNSKAVKEFKKQINMLQISEDNILLQNSEIKEIVELEKTSAIDFCQQKIIFTVFADDKNRLAKNISDLSSIMSLIGLMMFRTDLHMENHFWAQLPGNFTFITQPKNILAKYACSFAMLHDFTSGTLKGGRWKEAVTVFFSKQGSPYFFNFHGKKNNGHTTILGAPNSGRTSLINFLLSESRKFNPRIIILDNTGKSIIFTKAVSGEYYIIDPKYKDKSLKFNPLNIEDSVSNRNMLVEMIKRMVSLVDVEEKIKKIVDSIFAIPKESRSISQISEVLLLLGGKISKWCGNGEFAYLFQDGDESGIDWEAKTISLNTANLTKRKECMSVILYYFLYSFEAKCDGSPAILVLDEAWEISNIFPTEEEFDNWMQRMTKLNVVVILSTENLNLAFASKFTQYLDKHVDTRILMPNVNANRLYMKAFSLSKEELNIILQTPTQEGLFLIKQYKGLVTLNLDLKDMQEIHVLSANKETIKYMYEAIKEKGEEVNKWLPVFYEKCKA from the coding sequence ATGCAGTCAAAAATACCAACAACTAATCCTAAGATTGAGAAAAAGGATAATTTAGCATTATTAGAGAGCGTTGATTTAGATTTTATCCCTTACGCTTGTCATTACGATGAAGAAACCATACTAACAAAACAGGGAGAATTGCTAAAGATAATCAAGTTAGAAGATTATTCCTCTGCTGATAACTACAGCGACCTTAGAACTGAAATCAGAAAAAGCATATCAAAAAATATCAATAGCTTATACTTTTCCGTCTGGATTCATACTGTTAGAAAGCGTAACAAACTGAGCTTGAAATGGAATAAAACAGGAGACTTCTCTGATAAGCTACATTCAACGTGGCTTAATAAACTCACGGACAGTAAACTACAGTATATAAATGAATTATACATCGTAGTATTGCTCAGCGATTTCGGCAAACACATTAATAACTCATTTTTTTTTAGTGGAATAAAAAGCAAGCACAAGCTGTTTTTACAAGAAAATCATCAGGAACTACAAAAGGTAACCGACTTAATTTATAATGATTTAGAACCTTTCGGAGCTAAAAAGCTAGGTCTAAGGTTTAGTGATGGTAAAGTATATTCTGAAATGACAGAATTTCTCCATTATATTGTTACATTAACACACAAAGATTATCCAGTATGTGAAAGTGATCTGTCGAAATATATTAAAAATTTAAAGGTAGCCTTTGGTTTTAACAAGTTTCAAACAACGTTTGAAGATCGACAGAAATTTGGTTCTATTTTTTGTATAAAGGAATATCGGGAAATCCCCTTGGAAAATATAGACAGGTGCTTGCAACTTGACTCTGAGCTCATTATTACAGAAATAATAATATTCACCAGTAATAGCAAGGCAGTAAAAGAATTCAAAAAGCAAATCAACATGCTACAAATCAGTGAGGATAATATCTTACTTCAAAATTCAGAAATAAAGGAAATAGTAGAACTTGAAAAAACTTCTGCTATAGACTTTTGTCAGCAAAAAATTATCTTTACGGTCTTTGCAGATGATAAGAATAGATTAGCAAAAAATATAAGCGATTTATCCTCCATAATGTCGTTAATTGGCTTGATGATGTTCAGAACTGATTTGCACATGGAAAATCATTTTTGGGCACAGCTTCCTGGTAATTTTACTTTTATTACACAACCGAAAAACATATTAGCAAAATATGCTTGCAGCTTTGCTATGCTGCATGATTTTACATCAGGCACATTAAAAGGAGGAAGGTGGAAAGAAGCAGTAACAGTCTTTTTTTCAAAACAAGGAAGCCCTTACTTCTTTAATTTCCATGGAAAAAAAAATAATGGCCATACCACAATACTCGGAGCTCCAAATTCGGGCAGAACCTCACTGATTAACTTCTTATTATCAGAGTCAAGAAAATTTAATCCTAGAATTATCATATTAGATAACACTGGAAAATCGATAATTTTCACTAAAGCAGTGAGTGGTGAGTATTACATAATTGATCCAAAATATAAAGATAAAAGCCTAAAGTTTAATCCACTAAACATTGAAGATAGTGTTTCCAACCGCAATATGCTTGTTGAGATGATCAAAAGAATGGTCAGCTTAGTGGATGTAGAAGAAAAGATAAAAAAAATTGTAGATTCTATATTCGCTATACCAAAGGAATCACGTTCTATTTCGCAAATTTCTGAGGTGCTCTTGCTCCTTGGGGGTAAGATAAGTAAATGGTGTGGTAATGGTGAGTTCGCTTACTTATTTCAAGATGGTGATGAATCAGGTATCGATTGGGAGGCAAAAACTATATCTCTCAATACTGCTAACCTAACAAAACGAAAAGAATGTATGTCCGTGATACTTTACTATTTTTTATACTCTTTTGAAGCAAAATGTGATGGCTCACCTGCAATACTCGTTTTGGATGAGGCATGGGAGATAAGTAACATTTTTCCTACAGAGGAAGAGTTTGATAATTGGATGCAAAGGATGACAAAATTAAATGTTGTGGTAATTTTAAGTACTGAGAACTTAAACCTGGCATTTGCTAGTAAATTTACTCAATATTTGGATAAACATGTTGATACAAGGATTTTAATGCCAAACGTCAATGCAAACAGATTGTATATGAAGGCATTTTCTCTATCAAAAGAGGAGCTGAATATAATTCTGCAGACACCAACGCAGGAGGGTTTATTTTTAATAAAGCAGTACAAAGGATTAGTAACTTTAAATCTAGATTTAAAAGACATGCAAGAAATACATGTACTCTCAGCTAATAAAGAGACTATAAAGTATATGTATGAAGCAATAAAAGAAAAAGGAGAAGAAGTTAACAAGTGGTTACCGGTGTTTTATGAAAAGTGTAAAGCTTAA
- a CDS encoding Na+/H+ antiporter subunit E gives MNFRQKIKFFSLSFIILLFLWTVLSGYFEPFFVFCGVFSSMFTLFIFKRLVNAESALSQILNDASRLQFCKLVSYVPWLIYQVILSSIYVTKKVLQTKLKLEPIIILKKCKKHNDKSIALFANSVTITPGTLTIDVARKRQMYLSTMCLIDKSLESGVSEIENKVLKILRLLK, from the coding sequence ATGAACTTTAGGCAAAAAATCAAGTTTTTCTCTCTGTCATTTATAATCTTACTTTTTCTATGGACTGTCTTGTCTGGCTATTTTGAGCCGTTTTTTGTTTTTTGTGGGGTATTTTCCTCCATGTTCACATTGTTTATCTTTAAACGATTAGTAAATGCTGAAAGTGCTCTCAGTCAGATCTTAAATGATGCGAGTAGACTGCAGTTTTGCAAGTTAGTAAGTTATGTACCATGGCTAATATACCAAGTCATTTTATCAAGCATTTATGTAACAAAAAAGGTGCTACAAACTAAACTTAAACTCGAGCCAATCATCATTCTCAAGAAGTGCAAAAAGCATAATGACAAGAGTATTGCGCTGTTTGCCAACTCAGTCACAATCACTCCTGGCACTTTAACTATCGATGTTGCAAGAAAACGACAAATGTATCTATCTACTATGTGTTTGATAGATAAGAGCCTTGAAAGCGGTGTTTCTGAAATAGAGAACAAAGTTTTAAAAATACTACGTTTACTCAAGTAA
- the purN gene encoding phosphoribosylglycinamide formyltransferase, producing MKKVKLGILISGRGSNMQALIEACQEQSFPAEVACVITNNSGAAGLKIAEQAGISAFIVKDKPLDTDKIHEIFFQHEVGLICLAGFMRILKADFLSKWHNKVINIHPSLLPSFKGLNAQEQALKAGVKISGCTVHYVIPEVDAGAIITQAAVPVLSSDDIRSLSERILTEEHKCYVEAVKLIAESINLLTSNVSSNFNKK from the coding sequence ATGAAAAAGGTAAAGCTTGGAATACTAATTTCAGGCAGGGGATCAAACATGCAGGCCTTGATAGAAGCATGCCAAGAGCAAAGCTTTCCCGCAGAAGTAGCATGTGTTATCACAAACAATAGCGGAGCTGCTGGCCTGAAAATAGCAGAACAAGCAGGAATTTCAGCATTTATTGTTAAGGATAAACCACTTGATACTGATAAAATTCACGAAATATTTTTTCAACATGAGGTTGGTTTAATTTGCCTTGCAGGGTTTATGAGGATTCTAAAAGCTGATTTTCTTAGTAAATGGCATAACAAAGTTATAAATATTCATCCCTCTTTGCTACCGTCTTTTAAGGGCTTAAATGCCCAAGAGCAAGCTCTGAAAGCAGGTGTGAAAATCTCAGGTTGTACCGTACATTATGTCATTCCTGAAGTTGATGCTGGAGCCATAATTACCCAGGCTGCTGTGCCAGTGTTATCAAGTGATGATATTCGAAGCCTCTCAGAACGCATTCTGACTGAGGAACACAAGTGTTACGTGGAAGCAGTAAAGTTAATAGCAGAAAGCATTAACCTATTGACCTCGAACGTTTCTTCCAACTTCAACAAAAAATAA
- a CDS encoding J domain-containing protein — translation MNSILSKFLNEFNSSKDYTRNYTGDNMSKDEALKILGLNPEASQNEINKAYQNLMKLVHPDKGGSEYFAQKLNAARDRLLKN, via the coding sequence ATGAACTCTATATTAAGTAAGTTTTTGAACGAATTTAACAGCAGTAAAGATTATACTAGAAATTACACTGGTGATAATATGTCAAAGGATGAAGCATTAAAAATATTAGGGCTAAATCCCGAAGCAAGCCAAAACGAAATCAATAAAGCATATCAAAATTTAATGAAGTTAGTTCACCCAGATAAAGGAGGCTCAGAATATTTTGCACAAAAATTAAATGCAGCACGTGATAGGTTGCTGAAAAATTAA
- the ribF gene encoding riboflavin biosynthesis protein RibF yields the protein MKIIYNCEQGIESNLALTFGNFDGIHLGHEFTISTLKKVAQERGLPSAILTFEPHPLTVLFNRNNFRLINQERKKELISSYGIDYLYIINFNESFAQVSCDDFISKILIGRYDAKHIIVGESCTFGHKRLGNTLILKKYSETYGYSLIKLEPLVIDGEICSSSSIREHIQKGEIEIASKLLGRPYQVSGVVAKGACRGREIGFPTINILIEDCMIKPKFGTYYARATFSNNNTGWLYGVVNIGMRPTFNDLKKPIVEMHIFDFNEDVYDREVNIQLLKFIRSEKKFHSVDELTKQINYDILKVYQLKTDL from the coding sequence ATGAAGATTATTTATAATTGTGAGCAAGGGATAGAAAGTAACTTAGCACTAACCTTCGGAAACTTCGATGGTATTCATTTAGGGCATGAGTTTACGATTTCTACTCTAAAGAAGGTAGCACAAGAAAGAGGGTTACCTTCCGCAATTTTAACTTTTGAGCCTCACCCATTAACCGTCTTATTTAACAGGAACAATTTTAGATTGATCAATCAAGAACGAAAAAAGGAACTAATCAGTAGCTACGGCATAGATTACTTATATATTATAAATTTCAATGAAAGTTTTGCTCAAGTAAGCTGCGATGACTTCATCAGTAAGATTCTGATAGGTAGATATGACGCTAAACATATAATTGTTGGGGAAAGTTGTACTTTTGGTCATAAACGATTAGGTAATACATTAATCCTAAAGAAATATTCTGAAACGTATGGATATTCTTTGATTAAATTAGAACCATTAGTAATTGATGGAGAGATTTGCTCTTCTTCTTCAATTAGAGAGCATATACAAAAGGGCGAAATAGAAATTGCTAGTAAGTTGCTCGGCAGGCCTTATCAAGTTTCTGGTGTTGTAGCAAAAGGTGCATGTAGAGGTAGAGAAATAGGATTTCCAACTATAAACATTCTGATAGAAGATTGTATGATAAAACCTAAATTTGGCACATATTATGCTAGAGCAACATTTTCTAATAATAATACAGGTTGGCTATACGGTGTGGTCAACATTGGTATGAGACCCACATTTAATGATTTAAAAAAGCCTATAGTAGAAATGCACATATTCGATTTCAATGAAGACGTATACGATCGTGAGGTAAATATACAACTTTTAAAATTCATAAGGTCAGAAAAAAAATTCCATAGCGTTGACGAATTAACAAAACAGATAAATTATGATATACTTAAGGTTTATCAGTTAAAAACAGACTTATGA
- a CDS encoding transposase family protein produces MSLNYHKVNKHPRNFRDITGLKIEEFEKIVKKVRPEWEKLEKQKKRHGRTAKLPTLEDKMLCVILYYRTYITHRFLGCLFNLHNANICRLLKKIEPLLAKKITIKKDRTLTPERILKVLADVTEQQIQQPKESKKRKRSYSGKKKMTTMKTEIVIEESGQILSVSRSYRGKIHDFRIRKQEKLLPTDSIKHADSGYQGWQKLQSNVVIPYKKYRKKLLTEEQKEHNRELASFRMRVENKIRELKIFKILSYVYRNFQKKYNMRFNIIAGLVNLRHGF; encoded by the coding sequence ATGAGTCTAAATTACCATAAAGTAAATAAACACCCAAGAAATTTTCGAGATATAACGGGATTGAAAATAGAAGAATTCGAAAAAATTGTTAAAAAAGTAAGGCCAGAGTGGGAAAAGCTTGAAAAACAGAAAAAGCGCCACGGAAGAACTGCTAAATTACCAACGCTGGAAGATAAAATGCTGTGCGTAATTTTGTATTATCGGACCTACATAACCCACAGATTTTTGGGCTGCCTTTTCAATTTACATAATGCAAATATTTGCCGACTTTTGAAGAAAATAGAGCCGCTACTGGCCAAAAAAATTACCATAAAAAAGGACAGAACCCTAACTCCAGAGAGGATTTTGAAGGTACTGGCAGATGTTACAGAACAGCAGATACAGCAGCCAAAAGAAAGCAAAAAACGTAAGAGATCTTACTCAGGAAAGAAAAAAATGACGACTATGAAAACAGAAATTGTGATCGAAGAAAGTGGGCAAATTCTATCGGTTTCAAGATCTTACCGTGGGAAAATTCACGATTTTCGGATAAGAAAACAGGAGAAATTGCTGCCTACGGACAGTATAAAGCATGCTGATTCTGGCTATCAGGGATGGCAAAAGTTGCAAAGTAATGTTGTGATACCATACAAAAAATACCGAAAAAAGCTACTAACTGAGGAGCAAAAGGAGCACAACCGAGAGTTGGCATCATTTAGAATGAGGGTCGAAAATAAGATACGAGAATTGAAAATATTCAAGATTTTGTCGTACGTTTACCGCAACTTTCAGAAAAAATATAACATGAGATTTAACATAATAGCTGGTCTCGTGAATTTGAGGCATGGGTTTTAG
- the grxC gene encoding glutaredoxin 3 produces the protein MKNTQGKVVIYIKQHCPFCKKAKELLDKKGVEYEEIDVLKDPDSFSDIKSKYNVRTVPQIFINDKHIGGCDKLMDLEKEGKLDDMLNDNEDHIDVTTYTDSNDEHAECAIPQDDFIM, from the coding sequence GTGAAAAATACTCAAGGAAAAGTTGTAATATATATAAAGCAGCACTGTCCATTCTGCAAGAAAGCAAAGGAGTTGCTGGATAAAAAAGGTGTGGAATACGAAGAAATTGACGTTTTAAAAGACCCAGATTCGTTTAGTGACATAAAATCAAAATATAACGTTAGAACAGTTCCCCAAATCTTTATTAACGATAAGCATATTGGTGGGTGTGACAAATTGATGGATCTTGAAAAAGAAGGAAAGCTGGATGATATGTTAAACGACAATGAAGATCACATTGATGTTACAACTTACACAGACAGTAATGATGAACATGCAGAATGCGCTATACCACAAGATGATTTTATTATGTAA
- a CDS encoding cytochrome b, with product MEDGKYNLGLRIIHWLMAVFIIGMLCSGLYMKSLPVSNEMKFSIYAIHKACGITILGLIIVRIFFRAFTCVPPLPASFSRFVINASKAVHFSLYSLMVLMPLSGYVMSSASGKKIKYFFHIPLLINQNKDLANAANWVHSILAYFMIFFITLHILGALKHVFIDKQNIFKRMI from the coding sequence ATGGAAGATGGCAAATATAACTTGGGTTTGAGAATTATCCATTGGTTAATGGCTGTTTTTATTATCGGTATGCTTTGCTCTGGACTTTATATGAAAAGCTTGCCAGTTAGCAATGAAATGAAATTCAGCATATACGCTATTCATAAGGCTTGTGGGATTACTATTCTTGGATTAATCATAGTACGCATATTTTTTCGCGCCTTTACTTGCGTTCCACCACTTCCAGCAAGCTTTTCCCGATTTGTAATTAATGCAAGCAAAGCCGTACACTTTAGTTTGTATTCTTTGATGGTGCTCATGCCACTCTCCGGTTATGTTATGTCCTCTGCTTCTGGCAAAAAGATCAAGTATTTTTTTCATATCCCTTTGTTGATTAATCAAAACAAAGATCTGGCTAACGCAGCTAATTGGGTACATTCGATACTTGCATACTTTATGATATTCTTTATAACCTTGCATATACTTGGTGCTTTAAAACACGTATTTATAGATAAACAAAACATTTTTAAACGAATGATATAG
- a CDS encoding NAD(P)H-dependent flavin oxidoreductase produces the protein MLSNLWKKGTSFLGSEFAIMGGAMSWVSERNLVSAISNAGGFGVIACGAMSPDLLEKEIIETQKLTSKPFGVNLITMHPNLSELIDVCIERKVSHMVLAGGLPTKSSIEKIKNVGIKVMCFAPSLSLAKRLVKIGVDALIIEGMEAGGHIGPVSTSVLAQEILPHLKNEQIPVFVAGGIGRGEMIVSYLKMGASGCQIGTLFVCTNESIAHKNFKEVFIKSAARNAVSSVQVSADFSVIPVRAIANKASDDFVEHQREVIDKYQKGEISKEDGQLEIEKFWAGALRRAVIEGDVETGSLMAGQSVGMVDKEKPVKEVVNMLVQQANNCIENKSIEVENPESK, from the coding sequence ATGTTAAGCAATCTTTGGAAAAAAGGAACGAGTTTTCTCGGCAGTGAGTTTGCAATAATGGGTGGTGCTATGAGCTGGGTTTCCGAGAGAAACTTGGTTTCAGCAATCTCAAACGCTGGCGGTTTTGGTGTGATTGCATGTGGTGCTATGTCTCCAGACTTGCTGGAAAAAGAAATCATAGAAACGCAAAAACTAACTAGTAAGCCTTTCGGTGTAAATCTAATTACTATGCACCCAAACTTGAGTGAGTTGATAGATGTGTGTATTGAAAGGAAAGTAAGCCACATGGTTCTTGCTGGTGGGCTACCAACAAAATCTAGTATAGAAAAAATCAAGAATGTGGGCATTAAAGTAATGTGTTTTGCGCCATCGTTAAGCCTTGCGAAGAGGTTAGTAAAAATAGGGGTAGATGCACTAATAATAGAAGGAATGGAAGCAGGTGGGCACATAGGTCCAGTTAGTACATCAGTCCTTGCACAAGAGATATTGCCCCACCTCAAAAATGAACAAATACCAGTTTTTGTTGCGGGTGGAATAGGCAGAGGTGAAATGATAGTTAGTTACCTTAAAATGGGAGCAAGTGGCTGTCAAATAGGCACATTGTTTGTCTGCACCAATGAATCAATTGCCCACAAAAACTTTAAAGAAGTATTCATAAAATCAGCTGCACGTAATGCGGTGTCCTCTGTGCAAGTAAGCGCTGATTTTTCTGTAATCCCAGTGAGGGCTATAGCTAACAAAGCAAGTGATGACTTCGTGGAACATCAAAGAGAAGTAATTGATAAATACCAAAAGGGAGAGATTTCAAAAGAAGATGGACAGCTCGAGATAGAAAAATTCTGGGCTGGAGCTTTAAGAAGAGCAGTAATTGAAGGAGACGTTGAAACGGGATCTTTAATGGCTGGCCAAAGTGTTGGCATGGTTGATAAAGAAAAGCCTGTAAAAGAAGTAGTGAATATGTTAGTCCAGCAAGCAAACAACTGTATTGAAAACAAATCTATAGAGGTAGAAAATCCAGAAAGCAAGTAG
- a CDS encoding M16 family metallopeptidase has protein sequence MRISKFIFLLFFCLGFNLQANGSLNIEEVTTHKGLKFLFVENCDLPKVSLNISFKDAGYAYENAEKQGLTWFTSLVIQEGAGENDAKDFAKKLEDKGISLHFNAGLEAFRVSLDALSENLEEGISLLSDAVMRPRVDHEGLNRVFERAKVNFNNLEKNPYFVAGKELNTLLFKKHPYSKSEYGTLNTVMNITRDDVLTYIKRSLTKDNIVISVVGCATKEEVSALLDKYLSRLPSKRSKVRRIPVENDFGPAKSENIFMDIPQSVILFAQKGIAYDDPEYYNASVLINALGGIGLNSILMKELRQNLGITYGVSASIIPNKHGNAIAGNLSTDSSTAGKAISALKDTLSKVKKEGIDEQLFKDTKVSMVNNFIFFLSNNTNTAVLLDDMQINDRDINRINNYADIVGDTKLERVNELASSLLDPENLFFVEVGRNVRGQ, from the coding sequence ATAAGGATAAGTAAATTTATATTTCTACTTTTTTTCTGTCTAGGTTTCAACTTACAAGCAAATGGTAGCCTAAATATAGAGGAGGTCACTACCCATAAAGGATTGAAGTTTTTATTTGTTGAAAACTGTGACTTACCAAAAGTTTCACTGAATATATCATTTAAGGATGCAGGTTATGCGTATGAGAATGCAGAAAAACAAGGGCTTACTTGGTTTACTTCTCTTGTAATTCAAGAAGGGGCAGGGGAAAACGATGCCAAAGATTTTGCAAAAAAGCTTGAAGATAAAGGAATTAGTCTACATTTTAACGCTGGTTTAGAAGCATTTAGAGTTTCATTGGATGCTTTATCAGAAAATCTTGAAGAGGGTATTTCGTTATTAAGTGATGCTGTAATGCGCCCTAGAGTTGATCATGAAGGATTGAATAGAGTTTTCGAGAGAGCTAAAGTTAATTTTAATAATCTTGAAAAAAATCCTTATTTTGTTGCTGGCAAAGAACTAAATACGTTGTTGTTTAAAAAGCACCCTTACTCAAAAAGTGAATATGGAACTCTTAACACTGTAATGAACATTACTAGAGATGATGTTTTAACATACATAAAGCGTAGTCTTACTAAAGATAACATCGTTATCAGTGTTGTTGGTTGTGCAACAAAAGAAGAAGTTAGTGCACTGCTGGATAAATATTTATCTAGGTTGCCATCAAAAAGATCAAAAGTTAGAAGAATACCTGTAGAAAATGATTTTGGTCCTGCAAAAAGTGAAAACATTTTTATGGACATACCACAGAGTGTGATACTTTTTGCTCAAAAGGGTATAGCGTATGACGACCCTGAATACTATAATGCTAGCGTATTGATTAATGCACTTGGTGGTATAGGGCTGAATTCAATATTAATGAAAGAGCTGAGACAAAACTTAGGTATTACTTATGGTGTTAGTGCAAGTATTATTCCTAACAAACATGGGAATGCTATAGCTGGAAATCTTAGTACCGATAGTTCTACTGCTGGCAAAGCTATATCAGCGTTAAAGGATACATTGAGCAAAGTAAAAAAGGAAGGAATTGATGAACAATTGTTCAAGGATACAAAAGTTAGCATGGTAAATAATTTTATTTTTTTCTTGTCCAATAACACAAATACAGCGGTGCTGTTAGATGATATGCAGATAAATGATCGTGATATTAATCGTATAAATAATTATGCTGATATTGTCGGTGACACTAAATTAGAGAGAGTAAATGAGTTGGCAAGTTCTTTACTGGATCCTGAAAACTTATTTTTTGTTGAAGTTGGAAGAAACGTTCGAGGTCAATAG